A genomic segment from Neodiprion lecontei isolate iyNeoLeco1 chromosome 1, iyNeoLeco1.1, whole genome shotgun sequence encodes:
- the LOC107216667 gene encoding odorant receptor 13a-like isoform X2, translated as MQQRSDHHPLLKGYVTVLRFFFRSLGLWTIPAKSWPVLSYPYLLYKIFVLLMISFLITTLYADAYTRNDDLLVVTDDGCIIAGLSVILIKLLSFQLNPDKVERMIDFVDKNIRALHEEGNPEHLKIWKYYVLRERVTIYSFGTIGMFLVFALMFLTTTEPGELPIRSRYPFDVGKSPVHELMFLYQGCVLTVSMLSILSMDNIVLTFCSQIFCRLEILKKNFVKSLEDENQKAANNDGKTPPVDFRENLLKCIKRHQEIIEFVQSLDNFFSPLMLAQLMASNVLICLTGFQAILVVGQASGFFKFTIYLSGAFSQLFFWCWFGNEMMHQSTSVAEALWLSPWELEKLTSISSLITIPLMRAKKPLKLTAGKFYVMSMEVFISVGSQWLLFLLHAAEQDERIRKLDRRKLGSWRVTWNSQYILITITLASSTLPVVVGSPLDFVKLKEPL; from the exons ATGCAGCAGCGATCGGATCATCATCCTCTTCTCAAAGGCTACGTGACCGTCctgag attttttttcaggtcTCTTGGCCTGTGGACGATTCCTGCAAAGTCTTGGCCTGTACTGTCGTACCCTTATTTGTTGTACAAGATATTCGTCCTACTAATGATCAGTTTTCTTATCACCACTCTATACGCCGACGCGTATACTCGCAACGACGATCTTCTCGTCGTGACTGATGACGGTTGCATAATCGCCGGGTTATCAGTGATTCTGATCAAGCTACTCAGCTTTCAACTGAACCCCGACAAAGTGGAAAGAATGATAGATTTCgtcgataaaaatatcagAGCTCTCCACGAGGAGGGAA acCCGGAGCACCTCAAAATCTGGAAGTATTACGTCCTGAGGGAAAGAGTGACGATATACAGTTTCGGGACGATAGGGATGTTTCTGGTGTTCGCGTTGATGTTTTTGACCACCACGGAACCGGGGGAATTGCCGATAAGATCGCGGTATCCTTTTGACGTTGGAAAGTCGCCGGTTCACGAGCTGATGTTTCTGTACCAAGGATGTGTGCTGACCGTATCAATGCTCTCGATTCTATCGATGGATAACATAGTGTTGACTTTTTGCAGCCAGATCTTTTGCCGTTTggaaatattgaagaaaaatttcgtcaagTCTCTCGAAGACGAAAACCAGAAGGCAGCCAATAACGATGGAAAAACACCGCCAGTTGACTTCAGAGAAAATTTACTAAAGTGCATAAAACGTCATCAAGAGATCATCGAGTTTGTCCAGAGTTTGGACAATTTCTTCAGCCCCTTGATGCTGGCTCAATTAATGGCGAGCAACGTTCTGATATGTCTTACCGGATTTCAGGCGATTCTG GTCGTCGGACAAGCTTCCGGTTTCTTCAAGTTCACCATCTATCTGAGCGGGGCATTTTCCCAGCTGTTTTTTTGGTGCTGGTTCGGAAACGAAATGATGCATCAG AGCACTTCTGTCGCGGAAGCTCTCTGGCTGAGCCCTTGGGAGCTTGAGAAATTGACGTCAATCAGCTCGCTGATAACAATTCCTCTGATGCGAGCGAAGAAGCCGTTAAAATTGACCGCCGGCAAGTTCTACGTGATGTCAATGGAGGTTTTTATATCGGTAG GTTCTCAGTGGCTCTTATTCCTTCTTCACGCTGCTGAACAAGATGAACGAATCCGCAAACTAGATCGACGAAAGCTTGGTAGTTGGCGGGTGACGTGGAATTCGCAGTATATTCTTATAACCATTACACTAGCTAGCTCAACACTCCCTGTAGTTGTCGGTTCGCCATTAGACTTTGTAAAATTGAAGGAACCGCTGTAA
- the LOC107216667 gene encoding uncharacterized protein LOC107216667 isoform X4, with product MQQRSDHHPLLKGYVTVLRIRFFFRSLGLWTIPAKSWPVLSYPYLLYKIFVLLMISFLITTLYADAYTRNDDLLVVTDDGCIIAGLSVILIKLLSFQLNPDKVERMIDFVDKNIRALHEEGNPEHLKIWKYYVLRERVTIYSFGTIGMFLVFALMFLTTTEPGELPIRSRQIFCRLEILKKNFVKSLEDENQKAANNDGKTPPVDFRENLLKCIKRHQEIIEFVQSLDNFFSPLMLAQLMASNVLICLTGFQAILVVGQASGFFKFTIYLSGAFSQLFFWCWFGNEMMHQSTSVAEALWLSPWELEKLTSISSLITIPLMRAKKPLKLTAGKFYVMSMEVFISVGSQWLLFLLHAAEQDERIRKLDRRKLGSWRVTWNSQYILITITLASSTLPVVVGSPLDFVKLKEPL from the exons ATGCAGCAGCGATCGGATCATCATCCTCTTCTCAAAGGCTACGTGACCGTCctgag gatcagattttttttcaggtcTCTTGGCCTGTGGACGATTCCTGCAAAGTCTTGGCCTGTACTGTCGTACCCTTATTTGTTGTACAAGATATTCGTCCTACTAATGATCAGTTTTCTTATCACCACTCTATACGCCGACGCGTATACTCGCAACGACGATCTTCTCGTCGTGACTGATGACGGTTGCATAATCGCCGGGTTATCAGTGATTCTGATCAAGCTACTCAGCTTTCAACTGAACCCCGACAAAGTGGAAAGAATGATAGATTTCgtcgataaaaatatcagAGCTCTCCACGAGGAGGGAA acCCGGAGCACCTCAAAATCTGGAAGTATTACGTCCTGAGGGAAAGAGTGACGATATACAGTTTCGGGACGATAGGGATGTTTCTGGTGTTCGCGTTGATGTTTTTGACCACCACGGAACCGGGGGAATTGCCGATAAGATCGCG CCAGATCTTTTGCCGTTTggaaatattgaagaaaaatttcgtcaagTCTCTCGAAGACGAAAACCAGAAGGCAGCCAATAACGATGGAAAAACACCGCCAGTTGACTTCAGAGAAAATTTACTAAAGTGCATAAAACGTCATCAAGAGATCATCGAGTTTGTCCAGAGTTTGGACAATTTCTTCAGCCCCTTGATGCTGGCTCAATTAATGGCGAGCAACGTTCTGATATGTCTTACCGGATTTCAGGCGATTCTG GTCGTCGGACAAGCTTCCGGTTTCTTCAAGTTCACCATCTATCTGAGCGGGGCATTTTCCCAGCTGTTTTTTTGGTGCTGGTTCGGAAACGAAATGATGCATCAG AGCACTTCTGTCGCGGAAGCTCTCTGGCTGAGCCCTTGGGAGCTTGAGAAATTGACGTCAATCAGCTCGCTGATAACAATTCCTCTGATGCGAGCGAAGAAGCCGTTAAAATTGACCGCCGGCAAGTTCTACGTGATGTCAATGGAGGTTTTTATATCGGTAG GTTCTCAGTGGCTCTTATTCCTTCTTCACGCTGCTGAACAAGATGAACGAATCCGCAAACTAGATCGACGAAAGCTTGGTAGTTGGCGGGTGACGTGGAATTCGCAGTATATTCTTATAACCATTACACTAGCTAGCTCAACACTCCCTGTAGTTGTCGGTTCGCCATTAGACTTTGTAAAATTGAAGGAACCGCTGTAA
- the LOC107216667 gene encoding odorant receptor 13a-like isoform X3 gives MQQRSDHHPLLKGYVTVLRSLGLWTIPAKSWPVLSYPYLLYKIFVLLMISFLITTLYADAYTRNDDLLVVTDDGCIIAGLSVILIKLLSFQLNPDKVERMIDFVDKNIRALHEEGNPEHLKIWKYYVLRERVTIYSFGTIGMFLVFALMFLTTTEPGELPIRSRYPFDVGKSPVHELMFLYQGCVLTVSMLSILSMDNIVLTFCSQIFCRLEILKKNFVKSLEDENQKAANNDGKTPPVDFRENLLKCIKRHQEIIEFVQSLDNFFSPLMLAQLMASNVLICLTGFQAILVVGQASGFFKFTIYLSGAFSQLFFWCWFGNEMMHQSTSVAEALWLSPWELEKLTSISSLITIPLMRAKKPLKLTAGKFYVMSMEVFISVGSQWLLFLLHAAEQDERIRKLDRRKLGSWRVTWNSQYILITITLASSTLPVVVGSPLDFVKLKEPL, from the exons ATGCAGCAGCGATCGGATCATCATCCTCTTCTCAAAGGCTACGTGACCGTCctgag gtcTCTTGGCCTGTGGACGATTCCTGCAAAGTCTTGGCCTGTACTGTCGTACCCTTATTTGTTGTACAAGATATTCGTCCTACTAATGATCAGTTTTCTTATCACCACTCTATACGCCGACGCGTATACTCGCAACGACGATCTTCTCGTCGTGACTGATGACGGTTGCATAATCGCCGGGTTATCAGTGATTCTGATCAAGCTACTCAGCTTTCAACTGAACCCCGACAAAGTGGAAAGAATGATAGATTTCgtcgataaaaatatcagAGCTCTCCACGAGGAGGGAA acCCGGAGCACCTCAAAATCTGGAAGTATTACGTCCTGAGGGAAAGAGTGACGATATACAGTTTCGGGACGATAGGGATGTTTCTGGTGTTCGCGTTGATGTTTTTGACCACCACGGAACCGGGGGAATTGCCGATAAGATCGCGGTATCCTTTTGACGTTGGAAAGTCGCCGGTTCACGAGCTGATGTTTCTGTACCAAGGATGTGTGCTGACCGTATCAATGCTCTCGATTCTATCGATGGATAACATAGTGTTGACTTTTTGCAGCCAGATCTTTTGCCGTTTggaaatattgaagaaaaatttcgtcaagTCTCTCGAAGACGAAAACCAGAAGGCAGCCAATAACGATGGAAAAACACCGCCAGTTGACTTCAGAGAAAATTTACTAAAGTGCATAAAACGTCATCAAGAGATCATCGAGTTTGTCCAGAGTTTGGACAATTTCTTCAGCCCCTTGATGCTGGCTCAATTAATGGCGAGCAACGTTCTGATATGTCTTACCGGATTTCAGGCGATTCTG GTCGTCGGACAAGCTTCCGGTTTCTTCAAGTTCACCATCTATCTGAGCGGGGCATTTTCCCAGCTGTTTTTTTGGTGCTGGTTCGGAAACGAAATGATGCATCAG AGCACTTCTGTCGCGGAAGCTCTCTGGCTGAGCCCTTGGGAGCTTGAGAAATTGACGTCAATCAGCTCGCTGATAACAATTCCTCTGATGCGAGCGAAGAAGCCGTTAAAATTGACCGCCGGCAAGTTCTACGTGATGTCAATGGAGGTTTTTATATCGGTAG GTTCTCAGTGGCTCTTATTCCTTCTTCACGCTGCTGAACAAGATGAACGAATCCGCAAACTAGATCGACGAAAGCTTGGTAGTTGGCGGGTGACGTGGAATTCGCAGTATATTCTTATAACCATTACACTAGCTAGCTCAACACTCCCTGTAGTTGTCGGTTCGCCATTAGACTTTGTAAAATTGAAGGAACCGCTGTAA
- the LOC107216667 gene encoding odorant receptor 13a-like isoform X1 translates to MQQRSDHHPLLKGYVTVLRIRFFFRSLGLWTIPAKSWPVLSYPYLLYKIFVLLMISFLITTLYADAYTRNDDLLVVTDDGCIIAGLSVILIKLLSFQLNPDKVERMIDFVDKNIRALHEEGNPEHLKIWKYYVLRERVTIYSFGTIGMFLVFALMFLTTTEPGELPIRSRYPFDVGKSPVHELMFLYQGCVLTVSMLSILSMDNIVLTFCSQIFCRLEILKKNFVKSLEDENQKAANNDGKTPPVDFRENLLKCIKRHQEIIEFVQSLDNFFSPLMLAQLMASNVLICLTGFQAILVVGQASGFFKFTIYLSGAFSQLFFWCWFGNEMMHQSTSVAEALWLSPWELEKLTSISSLITIPLMRAKKPLKLTAGKFYVMSMEVFISVGSQWLLFLLHAAEQDERIRKLDRRKLGSWRVTWNSQYILITITLASSTLPVVVGSPLDFVKLKEPL, encoded by the exons ATGCAGCAGCGATCGGATCATCATCCTCTTCTCAAAGGCTACGTGACCGTCctgag gatcagattttttttcaggtcTCTTGGCCTGTGGACGATTCCTGCAAAGTCTTGGCCTGTACTGTCGTACCCTTATTTGTTGTACAAGATATTCGTCCTACTAATGATCAGTTTTCTTATCACCACTCTATACGCCGACGCGTATACTCGCAACGACGATCTTCTCGTCGTGACTGATGACGGTTGCATAATCGCCGGGTTATCAGTGATTCTGATCAAGCTACTCAGCTTTCAACTGAACCCCGACAAAGTGGAAAGAATGATAGATTTCgtcgataaaaatatcagAGCTCTCCACGAGGAGGGAA acCCGGAGCACCTCAAAATCTGGAAGTATTACGTCCTGAGGGAAAGAGTGACGATATACAGTTTCGGGACGATAGGGATGTTTCTGGTGTTCGCGTTGATGTTTTTGACCACCACGGAACCGGGGGAATTGCCGATAAGATCGCGGTATCCTTTTGACGTTGGAAAGTCGCCGGTTCACGAGCTGATGTTTCTGTACCAAGGATGTGTGCTGACCGTATCAATGCTCTCGATTCTATCGATGGATAACATAGTGTTGACTTTTTGCAGCCAGATCTTTTGCCGTTTggaaatattgaagaaaaatttcgtcaagTCTCTCGAAGACGAAAACCAGAAGGCAGCCAATAACGATGGAAAAACACCGCCAGTTGACTTCAGAGAAAATTTACTAAAGTGCATAAAACGTCATCAAGAGATCATCGAGTTTGTCCAGAGTTTGGACAATTTCTTCAGCCCCTTGATGCTGGCTCAATTAATGGCGAGCAACGTTCTGATATGTCTTACCGGATTTCAGGCGATTCTG GTCGTCGGACAAGCTTCCGGTTTCTTCAAGTTCACCATCTATCTGAGCGGGGCATTTTCCCAGCTGTTTTTTTGGTGCTGGTTCGGAAACGAAATGATGCATCAG AGCACTTCTGTCGCGGAAGCTCTCTGGCTGAGCCCTTGGGAGCTTGAGAAATTGACGTCAATCAGCTCGCTGATAACAATTCCTCTGATGCGAGCGAAGAAGCCGTTAAAATTGACCGCCGGCAAGTTCTACGTGATGTCAATGGAGGTTTTTATATCGGTAG GTTCTCAGTGGCTCTTATTCCTTCTTCACGCTGCTGAACAAGATGAACGAATCCGCAAACTAGATCGACGAAAGCTTGGTAGTTGGCGGGTGACGTGGAATTCGCAGTATATTCTTATAACCATTACACTAGCTAGCTCAACACTCCCTGTAGTTGTCGGTTCGCCATTAGACTTTGTAAAATTGAAGGAACCGCTGTAA
- the LOC107216667 gene encoding odorant receptor 13a-like isoform X5, with the protein MQQRSDHHPLLKGYVTVLRIRFFFRSLGLWTIPAKSWPVLSYPYLLYKIFVLLMISFLITTLYADAYTRNDDLLVVTDDGCIIAGLSVILIKLLSFQLNPDKVERMIDFVDKNIRALHEEGNPEHLKIWKYYVLRERVTIYSFGTIGMFLVFALMFLTTTEPGELPIRSRYPFDVGKSPVHELMFLYQGCVLTVSMLSILSMDNIVLTFCSQIFCRLEILKKNFVKSLEDENQKAANNDGKTPPVDFRENLLKCIKRHQEIIEFVQSLDNFFSPLMLAQLMASNVLICLTGFQAILVVGQASGFFKFTIYLSGAFSQLFFWCWFGNEMMHQSTSVAEALWLSPWELEKLTSISSLITIPLMRAKKPLKLTAGKFYVMSMEVFISVLSGSYSFFTLLNKMNESAN; encoded by the exons ATGCAGCAGCGATCGGATCATCATCCTCTTCTCAAAGGCTACGTGACCGTCctgag gatcagattttttttcaggtcTCTTGGCCTGTGGACGATTCCTGCAAAGTCTTGGCCTGTACTGTCGTACCCTTATTTGTTGTACAAGATATTCGTCCTACTAATGATCAGTTTTCTTATCACCACTCTATACGCCGACGCGTATACTCGCAACGACGATCTTCTCGTCGTGACTGATGACGGTTGCATAATCGCCGGGTTATCAGTGATTCTGATCAAGCTACTCAGCTTTCAACTGAACCCCGACAAAGTGGAAAGAATGATAGATTTCgtcgataaaaatatcagAGCTCTCCACGAGGAGGGAA acCCGGAGCACCTCAAAATCTGGAAGTATTACGTCCTGAGGGAAAGAGTGACGATATACAGTTTCGGGACGATAGGGATGTTTCTGGTGTTCGCGTTGATGTTTTTGACCACCACGGAACCGGGGGAATTGCCGATAAGATCGCGGTATCCTTTTGACGTTGGAAAGTCGCCGGTTCACGAGCTGATGTTTCTGTACCAAGGATGTGTGCTGACCGTATCAATGCTCTCGATTCTATCGATGGATAACATAGTGTTGACTTTTTGCAGCCAGATCTTTTGCCGTTTggaaatattgaagaaaaatttcgtcaagTCTCTCGAAGACGAAAACCAGAAGGCAGCCAATAACGATGGAAAAACACCGCCAGTTGACTTCAGAGAAAATTTACTAAAGTGCATAAAACGTCATCAAGAGATCATCGAGTTTGTCCAGAGTTTGGACAATTTCTTCAGCCCCTTGATGCTGGCTCAATTAATGGCGAGCAACGTTCTGATATGTCTTACCGGATTTCAGGCGATTCTG GTCGTCGGACAAGCTTCCGGTTTCTTCAAGTTCACCATCTATCTGAGCGGGGCATTTTCCCAGCTGTTTTTTTGGTGCTGGTTCGGAAACGAAATGATGCATCAG AGCACTTCTGTCGCGGAAGCTCTCTGGCTGAGCCCTTGGGAGCTTGAGAAATTGACGTCAATCAGCTCGCTGATAACAATTCCTCTGATGCGAGCGAAGAAGCCGTTAAAATTGACCGCCGGCAAGTTCTACGTGATGTCAATGGAGGTTTTTATATCG GTTCTCAGTGGCTCTTATTCCTTCTTCACGCTGCTGAACAAGATGAACGAATCCGCAAACTAG